Below is a window of Planctomycetes bacterium MalM25 DNA.
CGCCACCGCCGTCGAGGCGCCCTGAGCATGGGATTTCCTGACGACGGCTTCGCTTTGGTGAATGATTGGTCTGCCGTTGAGGCGACCGGCCCCGACGCGGGCAAGTTCCTGCAAAGCTTCTGTACGAACGACGTGCTCAAGCTCGCCGACGGCGAGTCGTGCGAGGCGATGTTCACCGACGTGAAGGCGCACGTCGTCGCGTACGGCTGGGTCGCTCGACTCGCGGAGACGAGCTACACCGTCGTCCTCGGCTCTCCCCGCGCCGAAGGGCTGCACGCGCACCTCGACCGCTACCTGATACGCGAGCAAGTCGAACTGACCGTTAAAACGTTGCCCCAAGTGCGAATCGCAAAGCAGGCCGAGGGCGTCCCGCTCGAAGCCTTCGGCGCAGGGGTCCGAGCAAGCTGGCAAGACCACGCCTCAGCCGTCGGCGGCAGCCGACTGACCCCAGAGGCGTTCGAGGAGTTTCGCTTCTCGCTGCGAGTCCCCTTGGACGGCAGGGACGTCGATGAGCGCAACCTCCCCCAAGAGATCGACCGCAACGAGCAAGCGATCAGCTTCACCAAGGGCTGCTACCTCGGCCAGGAGCCGGTCGCCCGGATCGACGCCCTGGGGCGCGTGAACTGGCTGCTGCGGACGATCGAGATCGACGGCCCGCCGCCGGAACGCGACACGCCGCTGATGCTCGGCGAGAAGCCGGCGGGACGGGTCACCTCTTCGATCGCAACCGAGACCGGATCGCTCGCGTTGGCGTACGTGCGTCGCGAGCAGGCCGAAGCGGGCACCGAGCTCGCCGTTAGCGGCGACCGGGTCCGCGTCCTGCCGAAGGGCTCGGCGAGCTAGCTCGCCGCTACGGCCTCTCGCGCTTGCTCCCAGGCCCGGACGTCGAGGTCGAGCGGCTCGCGTTCGACGCGGCTGATCGCCTGGATGTCGGCGTGGGCCGCGAAGTAGGCGTCGACGACCGTTGGGTCCCACTGCTGACCGGAGCCGTTGCGGAGGATGCTATCGACCTTGTCGATCGGCATCCCCTTGCGGTAGGGCCGGTCGCTGCCCATGGCGTCGTAGGCGTCGGCGACCGCGGCGATGCGGGCCAGCTTGGGGCACTCCTCGCCAACGAGCTTGCCCGGGTAGCCGCCGCCGTCCCACGACTCGTGGTGGTGCAGGACGATCGGGAGCACTTCCTCCAACTCGGGCAGCCCGCGGAGGATCTGCTCGCCGAGGGTGGGGTGGGTCTTGATCTCCTCGAACTCTTCGTCGGTCAGCTTATCGGGCTTCTGGAGGACCTCGTCACTCACGCCGATCTTGCCGATGTCGTGCAGCAACCCGCCGAGGTAGAGGGCGTTGATCTCCTTGTCGGAGCAGCCGAGCTGTTGGGCCAGGCGGACCGCGACGCGCGCCACGCGGTCGCTGTGGCCGCACGTGTACGGGTCCTTGGCGTCGATCGCCGAGGTGAGGGCGTGGACCGTGCTGTTGAACATCGCGGTCCGGTCTTTGAAGTGCTGCCGATTGCCCGAGTGAACGCCCAGCAGCGTGGCGACGCTCGTCAGCAGACTCGCTTCAATCGATCCGAACTGTTCTTCCGAACGCGGCGATCCCGGGCTGGGCAGGTAGTTGAACGCGGCCAACCAGCCGACCGGCACGCCGTTGGCGAGGATCGGCGCGGTGACCAGCTCGCGGACCGTCGGGTAAGACCAAGTCGGCGAGCTGGTGCGGTCTTGGTTGAGGATGATCGTCCGACGGGGCGCCTGATCCCCGAGGCGGTCGAAGAACCGTGAGAGCTCCGCGTCGTCGATCGGCAGCGAGCCGCCGGCGACGGTCGCCCAGGACTCGTCCTCGCGGTAGAAGCTAGCGAGCACGCACTCGCAGGGGGTGAGCTCCGAGAGCCAGATGGCCGCCTGCTCGGCCAGCTCGCGGGAGCTGTGCCCGAGCGTTAGCCCTTCGGCGAGTTGGTGCAGCAGGTTGGCCTCTTCGAAGGTGGAGAGCAGTTGGCTCGACACCTCGGAGAGCTGCCGCTTGGTTGAGAGGGCGACGCGGTGCGCGTTGGCGGTCTCGGCGAGGGACTCCGCCAGCGGCAACGCCGCGTGGGCGGGCCAAGCCCGACGGCCAGCTGCCCAGACGGTCAGGTGCGCCGGGTCGAGGCCGAAGGCCCGCGCGGCGGCCTCGATCGCATCTCGGCTGGGGTCCTTCTCGGTCAGCAGGACGGTGACCGCCACCTTGGTCGGATCGGCTTCGTCCCCCAGCACGGGGACGGCCAGCAGCAGCAGCGGGGCGAAATCCTCGAGGACCTCGACGCGCTCGGAGCGGGCGACTTGCTCGCACAGGGGCAGCCAGCGGAAGACATCGACGCGGGGCCAGTCGGCCGTGACACGCTCCAGAGCGCCGTGCGACGCGTCGACAACCGCGAAGGTCTGCTGGAAGGCCGTCTCCAGGCGATCCAGCAGGCCCCCGTCTGCCCCGGTCTGGGGAGTTGGCGTGGGGTGAACGGCGGGTGCGGTTCTTGCTGCGATCACGCTAGCGTGTCGGGGCTCTCGACGAGGCAAGTGGCCGGGCCCTGCGCCCAGCCACGCCGCGTTGCTTGTTGGGACAACCCTAGGGCGTGCTGCCGGTGAACTGTTACACGTTCGGCTATCTGCAGAGATCCGCAGCAAGTTTGCGCGTTGCGCAAACGGCTTGGAGCGGTTGTAACGTCTTCGTGGCTGTGCCTGCTCGAGAAGCAGGTCAGGCGTCGTCCCGACGGCGGCGTTGGTAGTGCTCGCTCGCCCGCTCCAAGAGGGCCCGCTCGTTGGCGGTCAGGCCGGCGAGGCCGCTGCGGTGGACCTTGAGAAGGATGTCGTCGATGCGATCCTCGTCCCAGAGTTGCTCGAGGTACTCCAGGTCTTCGTCGAACGGGTCGGCGTGGCGGAGTTCCGAGCGCCCGGTCCTCAAGCCCTCGGGGATCGACGGCCTCGGCAGTTCGCTGAGCGAGATGCCCAGATCGTCGTCGAGAGGATCGGGCCAGGCGTCGCCGCCCTCGGCTAGCACCGCGTCGCGCGCCGCGCCGAAGGCGATCACCACGGACAGCACGGCGAGCGTGGTGGCCACGGGCAGCAAGTTCGACTGGGTCAGGATCAACGCCCCAGCCGCCCCGAGGAGGCCGGCGGAGACGAGCAACGCCGTGACGCACGTGGCGTCGCGCGCCGCGCGGCGGTCCATCCAGACCTGTAGCCACGACCGCAGGGCGATCCCGCCATCAAAGGGCGACGCCGGCGCCAGGTTCACGGCGAACAGCGGCCAGTTGATAAGGATCATCAGCGGCGCGAGCGTCGTGATCGGCGTCGCCTCGGCGGCGGCGGCCGCCGCGATCGCCTCGCGGGGGTTCAGGAGCGTGGCGACGTCGAGCTCGACGCCCCCCATGGTGAGCAGGAAGAGCGATCCGACCACCAACGCCAGGCTCGCCAGCGGTCCCGCCATTGCGCAGAAGACGCGTTCGCGGGCGTCGCCGTCGGCGCCGATCACTCGCATGCCGCCGAGCGGGCCAAGGATCACCGGGTCCTCGCTCGCCCGGCGACCGAGCGGGTGACGCGAACGCGTGGACGCGGCGAGGTGGGCCGCCTCGTGGATGAAGAGGCTGGTCAGGTAGGCCGACAGGGCCAGCCAAGCGATCGGCTCGCCGGACCACCAGCAAGCCCCGACCGCCAGGACCAACACCACCGCCAAAGTGACATGGACGCGGACCATGATGCCGGGCCACGGAGCCAGCGGGACCGACCAACCGTAGAGGCTCTCGGGCGAGGGCTCGGGGCGCGGTTCGATCGCCAGGATTCGACGCGGGCTC
It encodes the following:
- a CDS encoding putative global regulator, with protein sequence MGFPDDGFALVNDWSAVEATGPDAGKFLQSFCTNDVLKLADGESCEAMFTDVKAHVVAYGWVARLAETSYTVVLGSPRAEGLHAHLDRYLIREQVELTVKTLPQVRIAKQAEGVPLEAFGAGVRASWQDHASAVGGSRLTPEAFEEFRFSLRVPLDGRDVDERNLPQEIDRNEQAISFTKGCYLGQEPVARIDALGRVNWLLRTIEIDGPPPERDTPLMLGEKPAGRVTSSIATETGSLALAYVRREQAEAGTELAVSGDRVRVLPKGSAS
- the rpfG_1 gene encoding Cyclic di-GMP phosphodiesterase response regulator RpfG translates to MIAARTAPAVHPTPTPQTGADGGLLDRLETAFQQTFAVVDASHGALERVTADWPRVDVFRWLPLCEQVARSERVEVLEDFAPLLLLAVPVLGDEADPTKVAVTVLLTEKDPSRDAIEAAARAFGLDPAHLTVWAAGRRAWPAHAALPLAESLAETANAHRVALSTKRQLSEVSSQLLSTFEEANLLHQLAEGLTLGHSSRELAEQAAIWLSELTPCECVLASFYREDESWATVAGGSLPIDDAELSRFFDRLGDQAPRRTIILNQDRTSSPTWSYPTVRELVTAPILANGVPVGWLAAFNYLPSPGSPRSEEQFGSIEASLLTSVATLLGVHSGNRQHFKDRTAMFNSTVHALTSAIDAKDPYTCGHSDRVARVAVRLAQQLGCSDKEINALYLGGLLHDIGKIGVSDEVLQKPDKLTDEEFEEIKTHPTLGEQILRGLPELEEVLPIVLHHHESWDGGGYPGKLVGEECPKLARIAAVADAYDAMGSDRPYRKGMPIDKVDSILRNGSGQQWDPTVVDAYFAAHADIQAISRVEREPLDLDVRAWEQAREAVAAS
- a CDS encoding Peptidase family M50, translating into MSSPRRILAIEPRPEPSPESLYGWSVPLAPWPGIMVRVHVTLAVVLVLAVGACWWSGEPIAWLALSAYLTSLFIHEAAHLAASTRSRHPLGRRASEDPVILGPLGGMRVIGADGDARERVFCAMAGPLASLALVVGSLFLLTMGGVELDVATLLNPREAIAAAAAAEATPITTLAPLMILINWPLFAVNLAPASPFDGGIALRSWLQVWMDRRAARDATCVTALLVSAGLLGAAGALILTQSNLLPVATTLAVLSVVIAFGAARDAVLAEGGDAWPDPLDDDLGISLSELPRPSIPEGLRTGRSELRHADPFDEDLEYLEQLWDEDRIDDILLKVHRSGLAGLTANERALLERASEHYQRRRRDDA